One genomic region from Rhizomicrobium palustre encodes:
- a CDS encoding TorF family putative porin: protein MKSFGLKASFAAMALAAAATPALAADAVDYGKLSAYVAVESDYRYRGISQNSKEVTPEASVNWTGPYGFYAGTWLAKTNWGGNNPSYELDLFGGKHFDLGGTDLNVEAYYYSYPDYNAGTGPKASYFEMQGYLSHTFDKLTLTATGAYSPTWSLNGGTGWYGAGTAAYALTDWLSISGTVGHQWVEKAPTDYTHYDFGATFTYKSWTLDVRYVGNDIKSADCTAFWMATKNACDDTVKANLTYNISDLFG from the coding sequence ATGAAATCTTTTGGCCTGAAAGCTTCCTTTGCCGCTATGGCCTTGGCCGCTGCTGCGACGCCGGCACTGGCTGCCGATGCGGTCGATTACGGCAAACTCTCGGCCTATGTCGCGGTGGAAAGCGATTATCGCTATCGCGGCATCAGCCAGAACAGCAAGGAAGTCACCCCGGAAGCTTCGGTCAACTGGACCGGCCCCTATGGCTTCTATGCTGGCACTTGGCTGGCCAAAACAAATTGGGGCGGCAACAACCCTTCTTATGAATTGGACCTCTTCGGCGGCAAGCATTTCGATCTCGGCGGCACGGATCTGAACGTCGAGGCCTATTACTATTCCTATCCCGACTACAATGCCGGCACCGGCCCCAAAGCCTCCTATTTCGAAATGCAGGGCTATCTCTCGCACACCTTCGATAAGCTGACGCTGACGGCCACCGGCGCCTATTCGCCGACCTGGAGCCTTAATGGCGGCACCGGCTGGTATGGCGCGGGCACGGCGGCTTATGCGCTTACCGATTGGCTCTCGATCAGCGGCACGGTCGGCCATCAGTGGGTGGAAAAGGCCCCGACCGACTATACCCATTACGATTTCGGCGCGACCTTCACCTATAAGTCCTGGACGCTCGACGTGCGCTATGTCGGCAACGACATCAAGTCTGCCGACTGCACAGCCTTCTGGATGGCCACGAAGAATGCCTGCGATGACACGGTCAAGGCGAACCTGACCTACAACATCTCCGACCTGTTCGGCTGA